Proteins encoded together in one Lutra lutra chromosome 4, mLutLut1.2, whole genome shotgun sequence window:
- the ASB17 gene encoding ankyrin repeat and SOCS box protein 17 isoform X1: protein MSKSSKLCRKTSCLRSNIFCNLIDKIVKRPSLQFLGQWGYHCYEPRIYRTLAKILRYVDLDGFDILLSDYIAFVEKSGYRFELNFNLEFTEICVNTILYWVFARKGNPDFVELLLKKTKDYVQDRSCNLALIWRTFTPVYCPSPLSGITPLLYVAQTRQSNILKILLQYGILEREKKPINIVITILLYPSRVRIMVDHELVDIQEDAKICLVLCSRVLSAISIREIETQLSLGRRPIISNWLDYIPSTRYKDPCELLHLCRITIRTQLLTNNMLPNGIFSLLIPVRLQNYLNLES from the exons ATGAGTAAATCTTCTAAATTATGCCGTAAGACTTCTTGTCTAAGAAGCAATATATTCTGCAATCTCATTGACAAAATTGTTAAACGACCATCCTTGCAGTTTTTGGGTCAGTGGGGATATCACTGTTATGAACCTAGGATTTACAGAACCCTGGCAAAAATTCTGAGGTATGTCGACTTGGATGGGTTTGACATACTACTCTCAGATTATATTGCATTTGTGGAAAAATCAGGATACCGTTTTGAACTAAATTTTAATCTTGAATTTACTGAAATATGTGTGAATACAATTCTGTACTGGGTTTTTGCCAGAAAAGGTAACCCTGACTTTGTGGAACTGCTTCTCAAGAAGACAAAGGACTATGTTCAAGACAGAAGTTGTAACCTGGCACTGATATGGAG AACTTTCACACCAGTATATTGTCCAAGTCCACTAAGTGGCATCACACCTCTACTCTATGTAGCTCAGACAAGACAATCTAATATCTTGAAAATACTCCTGCAATATGGAatcttagaaagagaaaaaaaacccatcaacATTGTGATAACAATATTGCTCTACCCTTCAAGAGTGAGAATAATGGTTGATCATGAATTGGTAGACATCCAGGAAGATGCCAAAATATGTTTAGTGCTATGTTCCAGAGTGCTTTCTGCCATTTCAATCAGGGAAATAGAG ACGCAGCTAAGTTTAGGAAGACGTCCAATTATTTCTAATTGGCTGGACTACATTCCTTCAACAAGATACAAAGATCCATGTGAACTATTACATCTTTGCAGAATAACCATCAGGACTCAACTACTGACCAACAATATGCTCCCAAAtggaatattttcacttttaatacCGGTTCGCCTACAGAACTACCTGAATTTAGAAAGTTAA
- the LOC125097999 gene encoding 39S ribosomal protein L42, mitochondrial-like, with product MALAAVKWVIWNRTLWKHLFPIQNGALYCICHKSTHSPLPDDYNCKVELALISDGRTIVCYHTSVDIPYEHTQPIPQPDPLHNNEETHDQVLKTRLEGKNEHLEQGSMIEQLSKMFFTTKRHWYPRGQYHKRRRKLDPPKDR from the coding sequence ATGGCGTTAGCAGCAGTAAAATGGGTGATATGGAACAGAACTCTCTGGAAACATTTATTTCCAATTCAAAACGGAGCTTTATATTGTATTTGTCATAAATCTACACATTCTCCTCTACCAGATGACTATAATTGCAAAGTAGAGCTTGCTTTGATATCTGATGGCAGGACAATAGTGTGCTACCACACTTCTGTGGACATTCCATATGAACATACACAACCTATCCCTCAGCCAGATCCTCTGCATAATAATGAAGAAACACATGACCAAGTACTGAAAACcagattagaaggaaaaaatgagcacTTGGAGCAAGGATCTATGATAGAACAACTTAGCAAAATGTTCTTTACTACTAAGCGCCATTGGTATCCTCGTGGACAGTATCATAAACGTCGTAGGAAACTGGATCCTCCAAAAGACAGATGA
- the ASB17 gene encoding ankyrin repeat and SOCS box protein 17 isoform X2: MSKSSKLCRKTSCLRSNIFCNLIDKIVKRPSLQFLGQWGYHCYEPRIYRTLAKILRKGNPDFVELLLKKTKDYVQDRSCNLALIWRTFTPVYCPSPLSGITPLLYVAQTRQSNILKILLQYGILEREKKPINIVITILLYPSRVRIMVDHELVDIQEDAKICLVLCSRVLSAISIREIETQLSLGRRPIISNWLDYIPSTRYKDPCELLHLCRITIRTQLLTNNMLPNGIFSLLIPVRLQNYLNLES; this comes from the exons ATGAGTAAATCTTCTAAATTATGCCGTAAGACTTCTTGTCTAAGAAGCAATATATTCTGCAATCTCATTGACAAAATTGTTAAACGACCATCCTTGCAGTTTTTGGGTCAGTGGGGATATCACTGTTATGAACCTAGGATTTACAGAACCCTGGCAAAAATTCTGAG AAAAGGTAACCCTGACTTTGTGGAACTGCTTCTCAAGAAGACAAAGGACTATGTTCAAGACAGAAGTTGTAACCTGGCACTGATATGGAG AACTTTCACACCAGTATATTGTCCAAGTCCACTAAGTGGCATCACACCTCTACTCTATGTAGCTCAGACAAGACAATCTAATATCTTGAAAATACTCCTGCAATATGGAatcttagaaagagaaaaaaaacccatcaacATTGTGATAACAATATTGCTCTACCCTTCAAGAGTGAGAATAATGGTTGATCATGAATTGGTAGACATCCAGGAAGATGCCAAAATATGTTTAGTGCTATGTTCCAGAGTGCTTTCTGCCATTTCAATCAGGGAAATAGAG ACGCAGCTAAGTTTAGGAAGACGTCCAATTATTTCTAATTGGCTGGACTACATTCCTTCAACAAGATACAAAGATCCATGTGAACTATTACATCTTTGCAGAATAACCATCAGGACTCAACTACTGACCAACAATATGCTCCCAAAtggaatattttcacttttaatacCGGTTCGCCTACAGAACTACCTGAATTTAGAAAGTTAA